The sequence CGAATATTAATTATTCTTTTTGCAGATTTTGGCCCTATTCCAGGAACACGAATTAATTGTTTATATGGGGCGTAATTTATCTCTACAGGAAAGATATTCATTTCCCTTGCAGCTAAAATTTTAGGATCTTCATTTAAAAACAACTTATCGTTTTCATCAAATACCATTTCTTTTATATCAAATTCATAATCACTTAACAATGCATCTGCATGATATAATTGAGCTGTTCTATTTGTATTACAAGATTCTTTTTTCTCAAATTCTGTTCCTTCAACAGGGGAAAATGCACTAAAGTAACTACGTCTTAGGTCTACTTTTTTATATAAGCTATCCATTCTTTTTAAGATTTCTAAATCTGTTTCATCATTTGATCCAACGATTAATTGTGTTGTATGGCCTGATTTAGCAAATCCTGGATTTTTCTTACTAATTTGATTCATCCAATCCAATCTTTTTAGGATATCTTTATTATAATCCTTTGTTGTTGTAATTTCACTAAGTCCATCTTTTGTTGCAGCTTCAATATTCAAACTTACTCTATTAGCTAAACTCATTGCTCTTTTTATAGAATCTTTGGATGCTCCTGGAATGATTTTAAGATGTATATAGTCATCATATCCATAGTCTTTTCTAAGGATTCTTGCAGTTTCTATTGTTTTTTCCATTGTATTGTCTATTGTATCTCCAATACCTGAACTTAAAAAAAGACCATTCACATAGCCATTATTGTAATAATGTAAGAATGCTTTTGATAATTCTTCAGGACTTAATTCAAGTCTTGTAAAATTACGTTTACTTTGGTTAATACAATATTTACAATCATTTTTACATTTATTTGTTAGCAATGTTTTAAAAAGAGGTATTTTACATCCATTATGTCCAGTAGCGTGATAAATCCCTGGGAGATTCACTTGAGAACTCTTACTATGGCTAACATAATCACATAGATCATATTGTGCACTATCTGCTAAAACTTGCATTTTTTCTAATGTAGACATAGTTCCTTCCTCTTTTTTTAAATTATTTTAAAATATATCATTTTTAAATAATCCTATTTTTAATTTATTCTTATTAAATATTTTTTATATTAGATATTTTTTACAATTCTTATAATAAAACTTTTTTATAATACAACTCTTATAATAAAACTTTTTTATAATTATTTTCTCATTTTATTGTCTTTATTAATATTAATCTTTATTAATATTTTTATTAATATTAATGAATTTTAATAAGTATATATAAACTAATATTTAATATATTAATGATTTCATCATTTCCTAGTAAAAATTTCAGATTTTATTTTTTAATAAAATCCTTTTAAACTTATCACTTTATTGTATTTATTTTTAGTTATTAAATTATTTAAATAAGCGCATATGATTAGTATTATTTATTATATAATGTTTATTAAACTATTTTATACTATAATCTTTTTTATTAATTTTTTTATTAGTTTTTTATTAGTTTTTTATTATTGAACTATCTATCATTTTACTAGTTATTTATATTATTACTTTTTTTTTAAAATTCCTTTATTTTTATTATTTTCTATCAAAGTAGTTTATAATTTTAAATAATTTTTAAACTATTTTTAAATAATTCATTCTAACTATAAGAAACTTTTATATAAAATATATACTAATTTAATATTATGAAAGTCGTACTTGCTGGAACTGGAAGTGCAGTTGGAAAAACCACTATTTCTACAGGAATTATGAAAGCACTTCAAGATGAAAATGTTCAACCATTTAAAGTTGGCCCTGATTTTATAGATCCTTCATACCATACTCTAGCAACTGGTAATGTATCAAGGAATTTAGACTCTTTTTTCATGAATGAATTTCAAATAATAAACTCATTTGAAAGAGCATTAAAGATATCTAATTCTAATATGGGAATTATTGAAGGAGTAAGAGGTTTATATGAAGGTATTAGTCCTATAAATGACATAGGAAACACGGCTTCTATTGCAAAAGCTTTAGATGCACCTGTAGTTTTACTTATGGATTCTAGAAGTTTGGTTAAAAGTGCAGCTGCGGTTGTTTTAGGCTTTAAAACTCTTGATTCAGAAATTCGTATTGAAGGAGTTATTTTAAACAAAGTTAAGGGTAAAAGACATTATATAAAGGCTAAAGAGTCTGTTGAAAAATTAGCAGATGTTCCAGTTATTGGTGGCATACCAAGAAATGAAGAAATTACGGTAGAAGAAAGACATCTTGGCCTTGTTCCTGCACTTGAAAAAGAAAGAATCAATAAAAATATTAATCTTTGGGGTAAAATAGCTGAGGAGTATATAGATTTAGATGCCTTAAAAGACATTATGAAAACATCAAGTAAATCTACTGTAAAAGACAATCAAAATAAAGCTGTTGAATCATTAGAAGATAATCATAATAATAGCTCTAATAATTTTAATAATTATAATAACGGCCCTATTATAGATCTATCCATTCATGAAGATGATTTTAATAAAGCTCATAATGATGCTATTGAATTAGAAGTTACTAATGGATCAAAATATGGAGAGCTATGGAAAACTGGAAATAAAACTCCATTAAAAATTGGTGTAGCTTTAGATGAAATATTTACTTTTTACTATAGAGAAAACCTAGAGTCTCTTGAAGATAATGGTGCTAAGATTATTCCATTTAGCCCATATAAAGATGAAGAAATTCCAGATGTTGATGCTCTTTATATTGGTGGAGGATATCCTGAGGTATTTAAAAAGGAATTATCTGAAAATACATCTATGTTAAAATCAATCAACAAGTTTCATAAGGATAATAGGCCTATTTATGGAGAATGTGGAGGTTTAATCTATTTATCTAAATCTATTGATGGATTAGACATGGTTAATGCAATTCCCTATAGCTCTGAAATGACTCCTAAAGTTCAAGGTTTAAATTATGTTGTAGCTAGATCTAATAGGGATAATCTTATCTCAGATAAAGGGGACATTTTCCGTGCACATGAATTCCATTATACAAAACTTAATGTTGATAAAACAGATAGATTGGTATTTGATGTATTAAGAGGCAGAGGCCTATTAAATAATATGGATGGTATTAGTGTTGGAAACACTTTAGCTAATTATATTCATATCCATGCCTGCTCTCATCCTAACTTTGCCTACAATTTTACTAGAAATATTTCAGAGCCAGATTAATCAATAGATTGATCAAGCTTTTCATTTCTATTTTTTCTCTTTTTTAATTTTGCATCGGCAAATAAAATTTTTTTTATTTTCTTGAACTTTTTTTAAAATTTATTTTTGTATAATGTATAGATAATTTATCTAAGTTTTTAATAAATTTTATCTAATATATTAGATTTTCTTTAAATAATTTAAATTTTTTCATTGTTTTTGGATTTTTTATTTTAAAAAAGTATTACTTTTTAAATCATAAGCTATATTTCTCATTTTCCCCATCAAAATTTTTCAATTTTAAAATCTATTTAATTCTATTATTTCTTTCTAAAACTTGAGTTTTTTTAGTAATATTTATAAATAACAATAATCAGTTTTTGTTTTTTTAAAATACTCATTTTAAATCATTTTTTTATACAATTTTTTTTAAGGTTTTTGTAACTCTTTGTATATACGAAGTAACTCAATGATATTACATGCTATATTTTAGCCCATTGATGCATATGAATTAATACTTTTTTTCAAGTTTTTTAAAATTTTTTTTTAAATCAGAAATCTAGCAATTAATCCCAATATTTTTTTTTAAAATAATGTCATTATCATTGAAGATTCAGGTGACTATTTCATCATTTAATTTCATTTTTTTGTAACTCAATTTTTACACTTGAAATTGTTCTTCTTATTTTTTAAGTTTTATAGAAATTTTCCATATCTTTTAAAAAAAGTGTTAACTCAATTTTTATTAATTTTTTTAAAATATAATATCATAATAACTCACTAAGTTATTTTCCAATTTTTAATATATTAATTGAGTTACAATTGTGCTTTTTTAATTGCTTTTATAAGTCAAGTTTATATGCAATGAGTTATCATATATATTATATAGTTCCTATTAATAATATCAATTTTTTCTTTGAAGGTATTTTATGTTAGAAAAAGAAGTTAAACAATATAAGAGGGGAAATAGTTTCACTTACCGTATCGACTTATCAAAAAAAGATAATTTTGAGGGTGGAGAGAAAGTAATGATTTTTAGGATAAGTGAATATGAATCTTACCTAAATGAGATAGATAGTCTCGAACTTCAGATAGATGAGAATAAAAATACAATTTCTGATTTAAAACAATCTCGTAGTGAGGCTGATTCTAATATTAATGAAATAATGGAGCAAAGAAATCAAGAGATATCTGATAAAAATAAAGAAATTATGGATTTAGTTGAAGAAAATAAGTCTTCTATTCAGAAATGCTATGATATTATTGATGAAAAAGATAAACTTCTTAAACAAGCTAATGAAGAGATTAGAATAGAAAGAGAAAAGGCTGACTTAGCTAAACAAAAGGCAGAAGAAAATCTAATTGATGAGAGAAAAAGACATGATGAATTGGTTCTTGAAAAAGATAAAGAGCTATATAATCTTAATCAACAACTTAAAGATAGCCTTAAAGAAATTGCTTATAAAGATCAATTATTAACTGTAGATAGACTTTTAATTGATAGATATAAAAACAGAAGTTTTATTGATCGCTTATTTAACAGGTTACCTGATGATGCTGACTTAAAAATCGATAATCCTCCAAAAGAAACTTATGTTTTAGAAGCTGAAAAAGAGGATTAATTATTTTTATGATTTCTTTAGATTTTTATGAATTTTTATTGTTTAATCTTATTTTCCACTTTTTTATTTTTTTAACTATTTTTTTAATTCTAAAGCAATTTTTTATTTTTATTTTAATAGGATATAATCAACTTAATACACTTAATACACTTAATACACCTGATATAACTTAATGCAACTTAATGTATCTTCATTTCAATATCATGATATCTTCAGTTTATATGCATTTTTTACTTAGTGAGTTGTATTTTTTATAAGATTTAAATTGTAACTCTTAGACATAGATTTCAACTGTATAATGAGTTAGCTTGTTATTATCATTTTTTTCAAATTTTAAAGCTAGAAATTCCTTGACATATATTTCAAGTGTAAGTTTTTATGAATTTTTTTAAATATTATTTTGATGTTATTATCATAGTATAATCATGTTAATTTATTTACATCATCATTTTTGATTTTATGTAATATCATTTTTTTTAGAAATTTTTCCTCATTTTTGATTTTTAAAAATGATATTATCATGAAATTTTTAAAAATATTTTAAATTTTTCAAAAATTTTTTCATATTTTTCATCTCTTTTTATGAATTTTTGTATTACCTTTTAATTTTTTTATCTATTGTAGTTTTTCTTTGACATTTTTAAAATGATTTTCATCTAAAGATCAATTTTTTAAAATTTTCACATTATGATTTTTATCTCTTGTATATTTTCAATTGAATTTTGCCTTTTTCTAATATATTTTTTATTTTTTCATTGGAAACAATTTTGAAATATTTTTAAATTCATATGAAATAGCTCATAAATAGCTCTATAAATAGTCCATTTAATATGATGGTTTATTTAATAAAGTTATTATAATAGTTTAAACAAAGCTTAAATTAATTAAAGTTTTAATTAATTATTTTTTAAACAAAGTTTTAATTAATTATTTTTTAAACAAAGTTTAAATTAAATTTTTATGGGGTTTTTATGAATTTTAAGTTAATAGATAAAAAACTTGATCTATTCCATCCACTAATCATTGTAGTTATGGTAATATTATTTTTAATAATTGCTATGCCTATGTGGTATATTTATCGTCAATTACCTTATCCTAATATAGATTTATATCTTTATATAGGAATTGGACTTTTATCTTTTATTTTAGGTATTTTTTTAACTAATTACTTCTTAAAAAATAAATTTAAAATTTTCACCTCAGAGAATCCTCGAACTAAAAGCTTTAATTTAAATCCTCAGAAACTATCTATATTTGATTCATATTCTAAAAATGAATTAATTATAGTAAGTTTTGTTTCTATTGGAATATTATTACAAGTTATAAACATAGCTCTACTAGGTAGCATACCACTTTTCTCTGCAACATTAAAAGCTAAAGCAGCAACAAAAATATGGTTAATATCTTACATAATATTCTTGCCATCTATTAACATTTTACTTGCAAAATACAATAGAAAATCACATTACCTTTTATTAATTATAGGTTTAGCTTTGTTTGCTCTTACAGGATATAGAACAACACCTATTGGAATCATGCTATCATCTTTAATTACATTGTATTATTCAAGGGATGTAGATTTAAAATACATAATTTTAGCTATTTTAGCTATTGTAATTGTACTTTTAGCAGTAGGATTTATTGCAGTTCAAGCTATTAGTTGGCAACACTGGTCATTAAATCCAATTGAACTTCTCTCATATAGAGCAGCATTTACATTAAATGTATTATCAAAAGCTATCACTAATCAATGTGCCACAATGGGAAAATTGCTTTATACTACACTTACTGGATTTTTTACACATTCAGATGCTAGAGTTTTAGTTGGTCAAGCTACTCTTGGAAGAGCTCATTCAATTACTTCTACAATATTTGGCCCAGCTTTACTTGACTTTGGTATTCTAGGAATGATTGTCCAAATGTTTTTAATAGCTCTTATATTAAAGACTTTACACACTATACAAAATAATAAAAAAAGTATTTTTACAGCATTTTATAGTATTTTACTTGGACAAACTATTATCTGGATTGAAACTGGACCAAGTGATGTGGTAGTTTACTTATTCTATTTAATTGGTATTTTGCTTATTATTAAAACATTATGGAGATTAGATAATGGAGTCTAAAAATATAGCTATTGCTGGTGAGATCACTCCTTCAAAAACAATTATTCCAATTATAGAAAGATTAAGAGAATTGGAAAGGGAAGATAAATTACATTTTAAATTAAATAAGATAATAGGTCTTTATCATGGAGAATCATCAAAGGCTTTTCTAGAACCTTATTGTGATGAAGTATATTCTATTGGAGAAGGTAGAAAAGGTTCAAAAAATTCTACTACAAAATTAATTTACCTTATTTCAAAAGATATTTTAAAATCATTTAATGCACTTAAAGGTCAAAATATAGATTTATTAATCACTGCAGGAAATGCAGGGGATGTTAGAAAAGCTATTGTGGCAGCAAATCTTTTAAAAATTCCTATTTTACATATTGAACAAGATATTTATAATCCTATTGAAGTAATTTCTCAAGCTAATCTTGTCACTGTTCCTTCCAGTGAATATAAGGAATACCTTGAGAAAAATTATAAACTTAAAAATGTTATAAATATAAATGGCTATCCTATGGCTAAATATGTTGATAATCATATAAAAGAGGGAAACTTAAGAGATAAGGATGAAATCTATGGTGAATATGGCTTGAAAGAATTTGTTCTTGTAGTTATTGGAGGAGACTTAAAAGATGATGATATAGAATCATTGATAAGATCTATTGAAGAACTTAATCTTAATGCACTAATTGCACCTTATAGATTTGATAGAAATATGGTTCAAGATTTAGTTTTATCTCCAAATATTAAAGTTTTACCTCAATATGTTGATTTATCAAGTTTTATAAATGCAGCATCTCATTTAATTTATGCAGCAGGTATGGGTATGACTATTGAGGCAGGAGTATTTAATATTCCATCTTTAAAAATAGAAGGTTTTCATACAGTTCATGGTAGTGTAGATTTAGCTAAAGAGCTTAATATACCGATTGTAAAGATTGATGAAATTCCTAAGGCTTTTGAAGAATTATCTCAGCAAGATGATTCTAATCTTCTAGAAAATAGTGAAATAGCTATTGAAAGAGTGGTAGATTTAATCAATAAATTTAATAGTAAATCTCTTAGTAAAAGTGGCTTTAAATCTACTAAAGAAATTTGGAATAGTCGTAAAGTATTCAAATAATTATTTTTTTTAAAATTTTCATTGTATCCTTTTCATTATTACTTAACACTGTTATAGTAATACTTTCTTTTTCTTCTTTTGAAGGGCTTTCTTACCTTTTTTTCATGTTTTTTAGTTTATTTTTATTTATTCACTTGTTATGCTTATTTTGGATATGATTTCTTGAATATAACATGATTATGTATATTTTTTTATTTTTTGTATTACTTATTAAGATATTTTTAATATTAGTAATACTTTTTTATTACTTTTTATCTTTTTTTCTATTTTTAGTAATAATTAAATTTAAATAAGTATTACTTTATATTTTTAGTTAGATATTCTGTTTTTAAAAGTTTTATTTTTTTCTATTGATTTTTATATTTAGGGGTTTTGTTTACCTATTTAGGGATTTTGTTTACCTAATTAAATATGTAAGTATAAGTTTTCGTTTACCTAATTAAATTAGTAGATATATTTTTACGGAATATCACAATTTTTTAGGAGGTTAAATTATTGAAAAACAAGTTCTTTTGCTTATAGCTCTTATGGCATGTTTAATATGTGCTATTAATGGAGTTTCAGCAGAAAATCTTGATGGAATTGATGATTCTAATCTTAGTATAGGTTCAACTTATATTAATGAATTTTCAACTGTTGAAAATAGTGATAATTCAGAATCATCTTTTAGTGTAAATAAAATGGAGCTATCTAGTTATAATAATATTTTAAGTGATGATTCTGTAGATATAAAAGCATCTAATAATAAAAATAGTATTAAAGATTCTGGATCTTCTAATGTTTCTGTTAATGTAAAAGTTAATTATGAATACCCTTCTGATAGTAGTCAAGTTGTACCTGATTTTTATGTAGTTTCTAATGGAAATTATCTTAATTTTACAAAAGCATATGACTTTAATAAGAAAGCTTATGTCCTTAATATAAATGGCCCTTTAGAAGATTCTTATAATATCACTGCTTTAACTTCTGGTTACATAGATCAATCTAAAGTAATTAGTGGTTCTTTAATAAGTGAATTAGTTACATTTGATTTAAAAGCTACTGCTGCTTATAAACTTGGTAAAGATGTAACTGCAGCTGCTGATAAAGCATTAAATTTTAAAGATGCTGATGATATTCTTGTTGTAACTACAGCAGGTGTAGCTAAATTAAATGGTAAAAGCAGTGAAGAAGCTATTGAAGGGATTCTTAATTATGGAAACATAATAGATTATACCGATATTTTAATGTTACGCCAATCTGCCTTAGATCCTATTGATTTTGCATTTATTATTAAAAAAGGAAATCAATTAAAAGCAGTTATTTTTGAAAATGGTTCCACAAAACAATCATATTTAGGAACTATTTCTGAAAATATGACTAGGAAAGAATGGAATAATTATTATAATGCTATTAAAGGAGTTAACGCTTGGT comes from Methanobrevibacter olleyae and encodes:
- a CDS encoding cobyrinate a,c-diamide synthase, coding for MKVVLAGTGSAVGKTTISTGIMKALQDENVQPFKVGPDFIDPSYHTLATGNVSRNLDSFFMNEFQIINSFERALKISNSNMGIIEGVRGLYEGISPINDIGNTASIAKALDAPVVLLMDSRSLVKSAAAVVLGFKTLDSEIRIEGVILNKVKGKRHYIKAKESVEKLADVPVIGGIPRNEEITVEERHLGLVPALEKERINKNINLWGKIAEEYIDLDALKDIMKTSSKSTVKDNQNKAVESLEDNHNNSSNNFNNYNNGPIIDLSIHEDDFNKAHNDAIELEVTNGSKYGELWKTGNKTPLKIGVALDEIFTFYYRENLESLEDNGAKIIPFSPYKDEEIPDVDALYIGGGYPEVFKKELSENTSMLKSINKFHKDNRPIYGECGGLIYLSKSIDGLDMVNAIPYSSEMTPKVQGLNYVVARSNRDNLISDKGDIFRAHEFHYTKLNVDKTDRLVFDVLRGRGLLNNMDGISVGNTLANYIHIHACSHPNFAYNFTRNISEPD
- a CDS encoding oligosaccharide repeat unit polymerase family protein, with translation MNFKLIDKKLDLFHPLIIVVMVILFLIIAMPMWYIYRQLPYPNIDLYLYIGIGLLSFILGIFLTNYFLKNKFKIFTSENPRTKSFNLNPQKLSIFDSYSKNELIIVSFVSIGILLQVINIALLGSIPLFSATLKAKAATKIWLISYIIFLPSINILLAKYNRKSHYLLLIIGLALFALTGYRTTPIGIMLSSLITLYYSRDVDLKYIILAILAIVIVLLAVGFIAVQAISWQHWSLNPIELLSYRAAFTLNVLSKAITNQCATMGKLLYTTLTGFFTHSDARVLVGQATLGRAHSITSTIFGPALLDFGILGMIVQMFLIALILKTLHTIQNNKKSIFTAFYSILLGQTIIWIETGPSDVVVYLFYLIGILLIIKTLWRLDNGV
- a CDS encoding radical SAM protein codes for the protein MSTLEKMQVLADSAQYDLCDYVSHSKSSQVNLPGIYHATGHNGCKIPLFKTLLTNKCKNDCKYCINQSKRNFTRLELSPEELSKAFLHYYNNGYVNGLFLSSGIGDTIDNTMEKTIETARILRKDYGYDDYIHLKIIPGASKDSIKRAMSLANRVSLNIEAATKDGLSEITTTKDYNKDILKRLDWMNQISKKNPGFAKSGHTTQLIVGSNDETDLEILKRMDSLYKKVDLRRSYFSAFSPVEGTEFEKKESCNTNRTAQLYHADALLSDYEFDIKEMVFDENDKLFLNEDPKILAAREMNIFPVEINYAPYKQLIRVPGIGPKSAKRIINIRRKKPFKKLEELQRIGVVVKRAESYIKLNGNYQSALDIY
- a CDS encoding glycosyltransferase family protein, which translates into the protein MESKNIAIAGEITPSKTIIPIIERLRELEREDKLHFKLNKIIGLYHGESSKAFLEPYCDEVYSIGEGRKGSKNSTTKLIYLISKDILKSFNALKGQNIDLLITAGNAGDVRKAIVAANLLKIPILHIEQDIYNPIEVISQANLVTVPSSEYKEYLEKNYKLKNVININGYPMAKYVDNHIKEGNLRDKDEIYGEYGLKEFVLVVIGGDLKDDDIESLIRSIEELNLNALIAPYRFDRNMVQDLVLSPNIKVLPQYVDLSSFINAASHLIYAAGMGMTIEAGVFNIPSLKIEGFHTVHGSVDLAKELNIPIVKIDEIPKAFEELSQQDDSNLLENSEIAIERVVDLINKFNSKSLSKSGFKSTKEIWNSRKVFK